GCGACGGGTGAAGCCAACGGGTATTTTCACAACCGATGGCCACCGTGTGTCGGGAAATGTCCAGGAATTTCCGTCGGGACTGGCACTGGATATGCCGCCCAGACAGGTTTCTATTGTGCGCACGGACCAAACACCACCGCGACAACAGCGGGCGCGTGCCGTTGCGCGACGCCTGCCAGATGGCAATATTCTGTTCGTTGGCTGGAGTACGGCCGATAATGAGCAGGCCGCATCCATGGTGGAAAGAGGGCTGCTGTTTGGCCTGGTTCCGGTGCTGACGTTTGGCCTGGCGGCAGCGGTGTTTTTTGGCTTGAACGCTCACAGGCGCGTCAACGAAATGCAAATCCGGATCGCACAGATTGTTGCGGGCGATTTGAAACAACGCCTGCCCTACCGCAATGTGCAGGACCCGCTCGACAACCTTGCCCAAATCGTCAACGGCATGCTCGACGAAATGCAGACCTTCATTGAGGACCTCGCCGCGGTCGGTGACGATATAGCCCACGATTTGAGAACACCTCTGGCCAGAGTGCGCCTCGGCCTGGAAAGGGCTCGGCGCCATGCGACCTCCGTTGAGGACATGCAGATCGCCATGGATCGGGCGATTTCAGGAATTGACCACGCAATCTCCATTGTCACAGCCATTTTGCGGGTTCGAGAGATTGAACAAGCGCGCCGACTTCAGGCATTTGACAAAGTGGAACTCGCGGAGCTCGTGCTGGAAGTCGGGGACCTCTATGAGCCCATTGCTGAAGAGAAGCAGCTGACACTGACAGTGAGGGCAGATGCCGACATTGTCGTTCACGGAGATCGGGATCTGATTTTCGAGGCCGTCGCCAATCTCGTTGATAACGCTATAAAATTCACGCCCGAGGGCGGCAGGATCGATGTTTGCCTTGTCGTGGAAGACGAGCGAAAAGCGCTCCGCGTGAGCGACACTGGCCCAGGCGTGCCAGAGAGCGAGAGAAATCTCCTTGTTCAGCGCTTTTACCGCTCAGACCGAAGCCGCCACACAAGAGGGTTGGGTTTGGGATTGACCTTGGTGGCCGCGATTACCAAACTGCATGGCTTCCGGTTCGACGTGCTGCCAACCAAGGGCTTCACGACAGAGATCACCTTTCCACAAAATGCACACGACTAAGACTGATGACCTCGCCGTCACAGGTATGAGACCTGGCGCAGGTATGCGCCCGGGCGTCTCCAATGAGACGCATTGTTGTGGCGGAGCGTAAACCCAATCACCCGGATCGATACTGCTCGTCCGTCACCTGCTCCAGCCAGTCTACCACCTTTCCATCCAGCTGCTCCTGAATGGCGATATGGGTCATGGCTGTGGTCGCGGAGGCACCGTGCCAGTGCTTTTCGCCGGGCTCGAACCAGACGACATCACCCGGATTGATGGTTTCGATCGGGCCACCCTCGCGCTGCACGAGGCCGAGGCCGGCGGTGACGATCAGCGTCTGGCCGAGGGGATGCGTGTGCCAGGCGGTGCGTGCGCCGGGCTCGAATGTCACGCTGGCTGCGGCGGCGCGGCGGGCATTGTTGGGCGAAAACAACGGATCGATGCGGACCGTGCCGGAAAACCAGTCCGATGGACCTTTGGTGGAAGGTTGGGTGCCGTTTCTTTTGATGTCCATGGGCTCAACCCCTTTTATTTTGAGAGATTCTGCCAAATAGATGGTGCCCATATGCTGTATGGCAATGATCATCTTTCGTCAGACCACCCCACCCAAAAGATAAAGTCAATGTCGAAAGCGTGTTCACCGCACCCGCCGAACGCCTCCTACCGCGCCTCCTGCTTGCAATCCCCTCCCGTCTATGCTCCCTTCACGCCGACGCTGTGGAGGGCGTCGCGGGAGGAGTTATTCATGACCATGCATCCTTTGCTGGCGCAGCCGGAGCGGTTCGTAACGCGCAATGAGGTTGTCGGGCTGATTGGCCGGTTGACGGACAATCTGATCAACATCACAGACACGACAGGGGAATTCCTGCTGCGGCTGGACGATGGGCGGGTGATCGACACCAAGGGCTGGGCCGGATGGGAATGGACCCATGGTATCGGGCTTTACGGCCTGTTCAAATACTGGCAGCAGACCGGCGATGCCAAGGCGATGGCTGTTATCACAGACTGGTTTTCGGCAAGACTTGCCGAGGGCACGCCGACCAAGAATATCAACACGGTCTGCCCGTTTCTGACGCTCGCTTGCCTATATGAACATTCGCCCAACCCGGTCTTTATCCCCTATCTGGAAACCTGGGCCGAATGGGTGATGTACGAGATGCCGCGCACCCGCGAAGGTGGTTTGCAGCATATCGTCTATAACAGCGTCAACGACCAGCAGATGTGGGACGATACATTGATGATGAGCGTCATGCCGCTCGCCAAGATCGGCCTGCTGTTGAACCGCCCGGACTATGTGGAGGAAGCGAAATATCAGTTTCTGATCCAC
This region of Agrobacterium vitis genomic DNA includes:
- a CDS encoding sensor histidine kinase encodes the protein MYFARPVEWVRQSRFRYVVVLVTAITVPMVLSFSFAYVQTTGRELINQLDELVLQEASVITQGALLGRMDAYEERVRQDPRRVKPTGIFTTDGHRVSGNVQEFPSGLALDMPPRQVSIVRTDQTPPRQQRARAVARRLPDGNILFVGWSTADNEQAASMVERGLLFGLVPVLTFGLAAAVFFGLNAHRRVNEMQIRIAQIVAGDLKQRLPYRNVQDPLDNLAQIVNGMLDEMQTFIEDLAAVGDDIAHDLRTPLARVRLGLERARRHATSVEDMQIAMDRAISGIDHAISIVTAILRVREIEQARRLQAFDKVELAELVLEVGDLYEPIAEEKQLTLTVRADADIVVHGDRDLIFEAVANLVDNAIKFTPEGGRIDVCLVVEDERKALRVSDTGPGVPESERNLLVQRFYRSDRSRHTRGLGLGLTLVAAITKLHGFRFDVLPTKGFTTEITFPQNAHD
- the bglB gene encoding beta-galactosidase BglB, with the translated sequence MTMHPLLAQPERFVTRNEVVGLIGRLTDNLINITDTTGEFLLRLDDGRVIDTKGWAGWEWTHGIGLYGLFKYWQQTGDAKAMAVITDWFSARLAEGTPTKNINTVCPFLTLACLYEHSPNPVFIPYLETWAEWVMYEMPRTREGGLQHIVYNSVNDQQMWDDTLMMSVMPLAKIGLLLNRPDYVEEAKYQFLIHSQYLADRASGLWFHGWTFDGNHNFARALWARGNSWVTIAIPEFIDLLQLPEGDAVRRHLLSTLDRQAAALAKYQDPSGLWHTLVDDEGSYLEASATAGFAYGLMKAVRKRYISADYRPVAERAVRGVIANIDAKGELNQVSFGTAMGSDLDFYRNIKLTSMPYGQAMAILCLSEYLRSFI
- a CDS encoding (R)-mandelonitrile lyase: MDIKRNGTQPSTKGPSDWFSGTVRIDPLFSPNNARRAAAASVTFEPGARTAWHTHPLGQTLIVTAGLGLVQREGGPIETINPGDVVWFEPGEKHWHGASATTAMTHIAIQEQLDGKVVDWLEQVTDEQYRSG